The proteins below come from a single Pristiophorus japonicus isolate sPriJap1 chromosome 18, sPriJap1.hap1, whole genome shotgun sequence genomic window:
- the LOC139228982 gene encoding guanine nucleotide-binding protein G(I)/G(S)/G(T) subunit beta-1 yields the protein MSELEQLRQEAEQLKNQIRDARKACADATLAQITANIDPVGRIQMRTRRTLRGHLAKIYAMHWGTDSRLLVSASQDGKLIIWDSYTTNKVHAIPLRSSWVMTCAYAPSGNYVACGGLDNICSIYNLKTREGNVRVSRELAGHTGYLSCCRFLDDNQIVTSSGDTTCALWDIETGQQTTTFTGHTGDVMSLSLAPDTRLFVSGACDASGKLWDIREGMCRQTFTGHESDINAICFFPNGNAFATGSDDATCRLFDVRADQELMVYSHDNIICGITSVAFSKSGRLLLAGYDDFNCNVWDTLKADRAGVLAGHDNRVSCLGVTDDGMAVATGSWDSFLKIWN from the exons ATCACAGCTAACATTGATCCTGTGGGTCGAATTCAGATGCGTACTAGGCGAACACTACGAGGCCACCTTGCTAAAATTTATGCAATGCACTGGGGTACTGACTCCAG ACTGCTAGTCAGTGCCTCCCAGGATGGGAAATTGATCATCTGGGATAGCTACACCACAAACAAG GTTCATGCCATTCCTCTGCGGTCTTCCTGGGTCATGACCTGTGCATATGCTCCTTCTGGGAACTATGTTGCTTGTGGTGGTTTGGATAACATCTGTTCCATTTATAACCTGAAAACCCGTGAAGGGAATGTCCGTGTCAGTCGTGAGCTGGCTGGGCATACAG GTTACCTGTCCTGTTGTCGCTTTCTGGATGATAATCAAATTGTAACCAGTTCAGGAGACACCACCTG TGCTctttgggacattgaaaccgggcaGCAAACTACTACATTCACTGGCCATACTGGTGATGTCATGAGCCTTTCTCTTGCCCCTGATACGAGGctttttgtgtctggtgcctgtgaCGCCTCGGGCAAACTTTGGGACATTCGGGAAGGCATGTGCCGACAGACTTTCACCGGACACGAGTCTGACATAAATGCCATTTGT TTCTTCCCTAATGGAAATGCATTTGCAACTGGTTCAGATGATGCCACCTGCAGGCTGTTTGACGTGCGTGCTGATCAGGAGTTGATGGTGTATTCCCACGATAACATCATTTGTGGCATTACATCTGTAGCGTTCTCCAAGAGCGGCCGTCTCCTGCTAGCTGGCTACGATGACTTCAACTGCAATGTGTGGGATACTCTGAAAGCTGACCGTGCTG GTGTTCTGGCCGGTCATGATAACCGTGTAAGCTGCCTGGGCGTTACTGATGATGGCATGGCAGTCGCAACAGGATCATGGGATAGCTTTCTGAAGATCTGGAACTAA